GCATATTGCGTTACAAGTAGACCTATTCATGGGTCAGGCTACCTGCCTAGGCCCGAAGGCTTGCCCAAAATTTgggagggtttggataaaaatattaggctcgaaaaatgggtttgggcaaaaaaattaggCTTGTTTAAAATATAGATCGAGCTCAGGCTTGGactactttatattatgttatctttatatattatgtaatttataacacataaaaaaataaacatgtactaaatatataatactactctaatgtaaacattaaaataatgttaaaatgactataaaataaatgaataaaaattttaatttattaaatatttaattaaaataatataaaattttaaaaaattaaaataatatgaggGGGCTAAAATGGGCTTGagttagtcttttgcaaatatgggtgggcttaggcaaaattttaggcttatATTTTTGGCTGAGCCAGACTTAGACAAacataaagtatattaatatcatgCTCGAACCCGCCCCTTAAGCACCTATAGTAGTAGGTTGGTTAAGAAAAACTCCCACAACtccatattttctttttctataatGGCAAAAGCGATCGATAAATCGCTTCAGTTCCTATATTGTGTCACTGCTATAAGCAATATTTGCTTATATTTTTCGTAAAGCCATGTACCGTCAACCTGAACTATGGGCTTACATTGGGGGAAAACCCTAAGACAAGGTTGGAATGTCTATAATAGTTGATGGAAGATTTGATACTCTGGTACGACTTCACCATCCTGATTGCACGGGTTGACAATCTACGTCTTAATCACGATTCTGAGGACATACTACTGCATTGTTGTCGTCCACTATTCTAGCTCGTTGTATGATTCATCCCAATCACCGTACAACTCCTTCATGGCAAGTTGTTTAGCACACCATGCTTTTCTATATGAAACCTTGTACCGATAATGGGTTTTGCATGTCTACCTCCAACACAACAATCAAAATAGTAGGTTTTGCCTCGACCAAAAGTTTGATACATTGACTAATCAACTTCACATCTAACTTTCAATGATATTCAGTCAATCATGTCGTAGTGCAAATATGAGGGCCTTCATACTTTCGAATCTCCGACAGTTGTGATTTCTTCATAAAAGAGGCCTTGATCCTCTACCTACAACCTTTAGATGCATTCTGACACTTTCTCACAAATAATATTGGGTTTGATATCACGACTTTATAGTTGACAAAAACCTTTAAGTTGTACTGTTCTATTTTAGCAATACAACTTTCCTCATCATCGTATTCTAGCCCAACCCTAAGCTCTTTCAATTCCCCATCATCCGACACCTAATGGATTGGCAAAATTTTTGGGCACTTAAGTGCACAAGCAGTGTCAGGGTCGACATTCGTTAAATGGTGATGAGGATCAAATCTAGTTATCATGCCAGCGCCACGTTCGTAGAGTTACAGGAAGTCAACGTATTCACAAACTAGATTTTCATCTACATAGTCATCAACAACTTCATCAGAATTAGTGTCGTTGAATTCATCCACGTGAGCATTTGGGGCTTACTCTTCCTCGGGCCTTTTCTCCATGTACATCTGGCAACCCAAAGCTATGCTGAAAAGCAAAAACTAATAGTTGTATATTAGTAACCACAACTTGTGTTGGGTAATTGAATTTGTTGCTAGCAAATGACGATACGACTCCATAATAACTGTAATCTTCTAATCTCGCATTCAAGTCGAACTCATGCCGAAATGCAGATGATCGTCTACCCAAGAAGGATGTAATTTTATCAGTATCTGGGTTAAAATTTGAAGCCTGTTGATTTAAAGGAGTAGCGTTGGTTATCGGAGCTATTGATGACAACGATTGAATGTATGCCTCAGGAGCAGGATTGTTGTCGTGTAACTACGTATACAACTCCGCAGTATGCAGGTTTCTAAAGTTGGTATATGCATATATCATTGACTCCCCATCATTATTGTTAAAAAGttctaatattttttatgtcTGAAGATTGGATGTTGTAGGAAATCTATAATACAATTTTGAAATCGCTCTTCCACAACGACaatatattttttgtcaattctTTGTCTTTATTTCATTGAGTTTCGTAGAATTTGTAAAGCTTACGCCTACATAATAGTTCGATTAAAAAAAATACCAACATCAGAATCCATAATTTGTCCATCATAGTAGACGAATGTTCCAATATGGTTGCTCATCTTTAATATAACtgcaatttaaattaatatagttGTTAACAAACCTTAATAAGACTAATACCCTCTATATTTTAAGTTTCATTGAATTAACAAACGAGTTCAATTataatacaaaataattaaaatattaatgcaGACATGATATTAAAACTTCAACACAGTTTCCATATCATATAATAAAAAGACCAACTTCATACAATAACAAGGCCAAATTTTTCGATACAAGATAATACATATCAAACATTAACCCTAATTCCCTAGACCCTAattatataaacccctcactctATGCACACGCATCATTATTTGGTTTAATCTCCTTACAAAGCTTAAGAATGAAGTTGACAAAATTGTTCGGAGACCCTTTGATATCTAAATTGCTCATCCATGGAAAGTGAGGAGGATTTGGATTTCTCCTAAGGATATGGTTACTCATAATCAACTGGGAAGTTCTCTTTGCACCATCTTTGGCAATGGCCTttacaaattatttgattaaaatctCATACcattttgttctatttttcttaTTGGAAGATATCGTCAACCACATACTATCCAATTAAATTTATGTTTGACATATATAAATGTTTCTCTTAGGAAACAATATTTTTGAACTTCCCACCTAAGACCATTATAACATGACCAAATTAACTCGTACATAATGAGGTTGACATCAATTATGTAGGCAACAAGATAGTCATTGTTCGGGTCCATCctaaaatttcttaatttttccACCAAATTGTCAACAACCTCTCGTTGCTATTCAATTCTTATCTTTTTTGAAATTCGGATAATCCTAATTGTTTTTCTTTGCACAAAAGATTTATAAAGcactatatttattaaaatatatgccTTAACCCTAAACTATTTGATCATTTcaaattaatcatatttcataaattcTAAACCCTACTATCTTATGTCACAAACGAGTTCACATAATGTCATTTTATTCTATTCGTAAACTGTATAACCACAATATAATTACATTACAAAGTTTTCTTACCTTTTTATCTTGAAACTTTCTCCTTTTTAATTTCGATcttgagaaaaaaaatagtacTTCCACCAATTAATACAATTCTTTATaacatttagatttttttatattacctaggtatattgaatttttttctatattattcGGAAAATAAAGCCtatttaacatttataattttccatattttttactttaataattcGACTTTtgctgaaaaaaataaaacatttacaaTTGGTATATCATTGTAGCATttacaatttcatatattttctacacaaattattttctttttattgaaaagaagttaaaaatatttacaatttaaatcGATGCATAATAATTTTTGTTACCAAAAAATTAGTGACTGATTTTTGATAGGTTTGAAAATCCTGAACCTTTAGTCATGTCGGTACAGGAGAACAAAAGTTTCTTGTTACCAATTTAGGCTCTCTAGATAACAAGAAATCTGTCCCCTATACCAACATGACAAGACATGAGAAAATCTGTATTATTTGGAGTCCCAATAAATTAGGTGCATCGATTTTAGCCCCAAATCAGCAATCATGATGTCAATTTAGATTCAATTTCATCTCTtatattaatttcttaaaaaggcgtgtattatttaaataaataattattttttgtattattccAAAAAACCCCTTCATATTTTGAGTTTTTAAACGTTACACGATCAAAACTGAAAATAGATAAGACTCTCATACAAAACGCTTGTGTTGCACGCACgtgtgtttaaaattttaaaaattaaaatactaataataaatgGTCAAAATGCAAAATCGCTATTTAAATTTAACGCCGATTtcataaaaagaaattgaacGTCGATTATTTCTCTAGCAATGGCAACAATCAGGGCATCACCGTCGACCTCCTCCGCCACCACCACCCTTACCATCGACATCAACTCGGCTGCCTCATCCTCCTCGTCGCAACCTCAAGAAGCCCTTGTCCTCGAACTCCGCCCTAGGAAAAAGAGAGTTACCTGGAAAGAAGGAACCGTTGACAACGAATTCATGAACAAGAAGAGCTCCAAGATCTGCTGCATTTACCACAAAGAAAAGCCCTTTGATGAAGACGACAGTGATGATGATTGCCATGATCATCATCACCATCCATCCCACGGCAACGATTCCTCCAACGATGGCTGCAGGCTCAACCCTAGCAATAGcacctaattttttttgttttgaaatatgGGTTTATTACCCTTTATTATTGATGTAATGAACAAATTTGATGAAATTCTACATCGGTTTTATATATTTCCTATATTTCCTTTTATATACGTGTGTGTTGCTTTCGGAAATGATTTATTTTGTTTCTGAAAAATATGTGCAATTGGTATGATTAATTAGCATGTGACAGCTAAAGATGAACTTAACCTAAGTTATTGCCACCAAGAATTAATGTTTTGCCTAGTATTTGGGGGATAACTTTGAGAGATTGTGTGCTTGTAAACTATGTTTTGCGGATTTCAACTAGGTGTGAGTGTTAGATATAACTATGTGTCCTACATGTTTAGTCTTTTCTGTGTATTTGGAGAGTCAGGTCTTATACTTCAAGAAAATTAACGAGTCGgagtaaaatattttcttttttctaccAGTTGATGAGAGGATCCAAGAATTCCAGAATCAAGAGAGTAAGGTATGCTTCGTacctccgtttactttgttttgtaAGCATGTTTGATATTTGCTTCATTGATACctattgtaacaaatgtaaatcTAATTTGCCTGTCATTGTTTTGACTCGGAATGGAAATATTGAGATAGAGAGAACTACTATCCTTAGTTAACTGTTGATAGGGAGATGGAGAATCGAATTAGGAACAGCAATTAACCATCATGAAATATTGATTCCGTTTTTGTTTACAAATGCATCAAGCCACGAATCAAAGACTTTTGATGTTGGGCATATGTCATTTTTGGATGTTTGCTAGCTTGGGAATGCAGTTTTCCCTGGTGTGAGTGTCTGTTCATCTATTTCTTTTCTAATAATCTTGGTGTTTCCCTTTGCATTAGCTTCTTTTGTCTGTTGTTGCTATTGCTGCATTGGCACAGTTTACTTATGTATTGTTGGATGGGCGGGAGGGGGTTCTGAAGAGTTTGAGGGTTGGTGAAGTCTGTGAAGGGCCGGAGGGAGGAGATTTGGAGATCAGAGAGGGAACAGGGGACACCAAGTAAAACCTTTGTTAGCTATTGATGCTGGAAACATGAAGCATTCCCACAAAACAGATTAAACTGAGTTAAAGGAAGCATACCCTTTACTCTCTTGATGCAGGAATTCTTGGAAAAGCTTAACTAAGCAGCATGCTAAGTGAAAAAAATGGAAAGTTGCCTGATattgtttttgagcttaatggAAATACTGAGATAGATGGCAATTATCCTAGTTAGCTGCAATTACGATAGTGAGGGAATCAAATTATGAAGATGTGATTAACCATTAACAATCGTTAAATGTTGATTCCATTAAGCCACGTCTGATTTTCTACAGTTGGATTCATAATGGCCTCAAATTTGGATGTTGGCTTGCTTGAGATTACGGTTTTCCTTGGTGTCAGTTTCTGTTCATCTAGTCCTTCTTTGCCTCTTGTTTTTTCCCTTTGCTTTTTCATCTGATTTCTGTTCTTGCTATTGCTGCAGCTATGGTTTACTTATTTCTTGTGTGTATGGTTTAGTCCAAAGGGTTTGAGGGTGGGCGAGAAAGATGGAGACGTGGGAGGAGATTTGGGAATCAGAGAAGGGAATGAGAATGTGGTGTGACGAATGGGGTCAGCTACGAGGGAGAGATTAGAAAGAGAGAAAGATCGTTCAAAACCAAAAAGGAGAGTTGAGAGGTGCGCAGCTGTTAAATTGTTCGGATATGTGTCGGGCATGAGCACTTGAATAAAAATGAAGAGGGAAAGCAACATAGTTTATCACTTCTGTCTCTCAATCTTCTGATTCCTCTTCCTCAGTTATCTTGAATATGCCTCAATTTTTGGATTCTAATAAGTCAGTGGAGACTACTTGAATGGCTACCATCGGTTTTCCTGGTTCGGATGACTCCAACAAACAACTCTGAAATTGCTTTATCTTAGGATGAAGCTGCCAGCAAGATGCGTGGTGGAAAGCCATCTTGAATATGAATCGGTAACAATTACTTCAATGGCTTTTGAAGACGCCATGACTGCCTCAAACAGGTCTGTGCCATTACTTTGGCTTATGGTGAAGCTGTCAACACAATGTATGATGAAGAAGCCATCTTGAATGTACCTTATATTTCAGATTCTGATTAGGTGGTAGCTACTTCAATGGCGACTACAATTTGTGCTGGAAGAAATAATGTATGGGATGgtggacatatatatatatatatatttcacattaatatttggatattatattaattttttttatatttataatttttatatacttgtaTCATGTTTGTGTTATTTTTTATTGGTCGTATTTTGTATGGTGTTCTAATTATTTATGGTAAAAAAATTACTTACCTCATGTCGTATGAGTTTTTCAAACCAAATCAGTATTTCAAGCTAGTTTTTCAAGTCAACCCAAAAAAATCTAAAAGATTTAACTTTTGGCTTTTCAAAAGCCAGTTTGGGTAACAAATTATAAATTTGCGATTCATTTATATTAACTATAAAAGataaatatgatatatattaactataaaagataaattaaacttaacaaataatttatattaatttttaaaaaatatttaaattttatattttatattccacgatattaacaataagttatcaaaaattatttttttatatttgtattataatctaagttgaatatttgttaatactaaaataataataacttggCATCCTGCTAATGATAACATGCGAAGATgataaaactttaaatttgactcaattataatttttattgtaattaattataccttaaatttatatatttcatataccataatattaacaaatttaagtttatatatttcatgtattaCCTATATCATAATATTGATTATTTAatactttatttttaatattttaattataatttaagtttatatatttcatatatattataatattaacgaAATAAAATaccatttaaatacatattttatcttttgaaaaatactttttaacAACAATTATAAATACCGCCAAACTTTAAAAAGATATTTTCTAAAAgtattttttacaatatttttcaaactcaatcataAACTGGTCCTTAGTCTACtttaaaatcttaattaaaataatatctcTATTATTAAGATGGCAAGTTGACATAATTGAAGCATAcagattttggtttatttttgtaAGGTTAGAATGTGTTTCAAGTTGTTAAACTCTTTTGAagtttagtctttttttttgttctttttttttaattttttagtttgtgGATTTAAAATTCAGCTTTaaacattcaaaaaaaaatcagctTTAAATGTTAGTATTgtcaaaattcttttattaaattaattattgttacATTgtcaaaattcttttattaaatttattattgtgacattttgacaatttgaaataaaaaaaatacttaataattatgtaacaaaaaacaaaaatcgtgataatataattgaatttattaaaaataaaaggattaaagttttaaaaataaaaaattaaattaaaaatatacgaAAAGTACGTAAAttcaaaacataatttaactcttttttttttttaatatctgaATTCTTTAGAGACATTTTAATACCTGAATGTTATTCTAATATAAGGGTCAACTATAAATATCTAATATGATTAATTTAGAAATCGTTAAAACTAACGAAAATTAATCACATTGTACTAATAGACCAACCCATGGAAATACGAAGATCTGTAAGAAAGGTGCAAGCTTTCAttataatttttcatgaaaaaaatttatattttcctaTTATTCTCATAATTCGCATGTAAAATACTTGATATATTTTTAGTGGAAATTTTAGACTTACAAGCAGAATTAAGGGTTAACAACTATTCTATGAAAAGAATATTTTCATATTCTTGTGatttcattttgttattatttgtttGTATGTGTTGTTGTGGTCTTATATAAACCCTGCTTGCTGTCTTTCGAATTTATGGAATAATTACCCTCTTCTGCAATACTATTCTATTTTTCTCCTTTTTGAATCTTTCCGTTATGGTATTAGAGACAGGTTCCGACGACCGGTGATCAATTCCGTCCTTGTCAATCATGGAATCCTCTGAATCTGAAGCAGAGGAACAATCTCCCAAAGAGGTTAATGGCCAGCCTTCATCGAAAACTACTCCCACCACCACTATTTTTGCATCAAAGAAAATATCTACTTTGGTTGATGAGAGTAACTTCTAGCATGGAAACAACATGTGCTTCTTGTGATCAAAACACATGGACAGCAGAAGCATATTGATGGCACTATCTCTATTCCTCCTTGGATGATTACTAATGAAGAAAAACAGTTTGAAAAACCCTGCATTCATTAATTATGAACAACACGATTCTACACTTGCTTCATGGCTTCTCTCCAACGTAATTCCAGCTTTACACAATCAGCTGCTTGGTAACAATAGTGCTTATGAGATTTTGAGTGCCTTAAATCGTATTTCTGGAGCTGAGTCTCCCACAATAGCAATGCAATACAAATGTTTGTTACACAAGTACTTTAAGAAGAGTAATCTTTCAATGTCTGAATATCTTGCTAGGATCAAGCATCTAAGCGACAGTCTTGCTAGTTGTAGTCAACGAGTACCTGATGAGTCATTCTCAATGGTTTGCCACCACTATGAGTCAGATTCTATTTGATTTGAAAAGTATTACCTTGGCTTTATTATATGCAGAAAGGCGATCAAAAGCTGTATTATCTTAGGTTACAATTTCAGCAATCATGGCTGTTAATACTCCAATTCTTCTAGTCACCCACCTTTACATATTTATATTGAAGGTGTACATGGTATTGCCAGGGTGACACCTGTCCAGGGAAGGAAGTACCGTGAGCAGTTGGTGGAAATGAATAAATGGTAATTCTACATTCAGTCCTTCGTATTTTGTTGTTTACATGATTAGGTTCTTATTTGAAGCATTTAAAACGTTCAATTAGGTCCATGCctctaattaattatttttattttttactaaaataagttttatttacccagtataataaaatttatgtttgaatacaatttattaattatttagaatGATAATAATTGAAAACCGAGttattcatttaataattttaaactatATGAAAGGAAGCGTATAggattttttcttttacattataagaaaatgttagaatttCAATTTTAATCCATTTATTATGTCTAATTTGAGATTTAAgttctataatttaatttctaacataatttggtcctatatttttataatgttattagctatactaaatagttaatattgttaacttttCTATTGTAACGTTTGGGTTTTCTTATATTGACAATTTTGATTCTTATATTATGctaaaatttggattaaattcatatgctttaatttttaaaataatttaattttttctacttttatattattatttgttagtctaaataattaatatatgattaataatGCAAATACCATTTTTTACTTAAGAATactaatttaatgataaattatcatgacgaatttttaaatttaaaaaataaaaaattaaattcctaaaaaaataaaaataatttaaatttataaaatatataaaaaccaacaccatattttaaccttcaaattttcaaccatataTAAATTTACAAATGCCCCACTAAAGATACACAAGTGCAAGAACTGTTACAATCTATGGAACCTTTAAGTCATACCAAAAGTATTTCAAATGATTCCAGGTTTCGTTTGACAGTAAAAAGGCAACCCAGTTTCTCCATTTCCATTTTCCACCAATGAATCACTCATCCTCATCACTAAAATAATTGCCTTTTCTTGtcatctttcttcttctccttttcctCCGCCATCTCCTCCGCCGCCCCATCCACCACTGACGCCCAATTCTCCTCTTCAAATCCCTCTCCACCCTCTGATTTTTCCTCTCCCGGATCCCCACCGTCCTCCCTCTTCTCTCCACCGCCGCCACCTCTCCGCCCTTTCTTTGGCACCGGTCTCTCCCTTGGCCCCAACCGATTCTTTGGACACTCATAAGATAAATGCCAACCAACCCGACATTCATAACATCTAGACTTATCCTTATAAACCCTTTTCTTAATAACTCCGGGGCTCGTCCATTATCGACGGCGATGGAAACGCTGAGGGTTTTTCCGTTGAGTATTTTCCCGTGCATGACACTCGCCGCGGATAGAGCGTCCTCGCGGAAAACGAACTGGACGAAGGCGACCCCCTTTGAATTCCTTGTGGTGCAGTCTTTGAGGACTGCTACGCAGGCGATTTTGCCGAAGGTGGAGAAGAAAGTGTGGAGGTCTGAGTTTGTGAGGGAGTAGTCGAGGTTGGAGACGTGAAGTGTTGATTTCGATGGGGCCAGACCGCCGGATCCGTCGCCACCGCCAGTGGATTTGGAGATGGCTTGATTGGGATTATAGGAAGAGGATGACGGTGGGGCAACGGCGGAGGAGTAGCGGAAATAAAAGGTTTCGTCTTCGTCACTATCGCGTTTTTGGTGgtcttcttttcattttctttaatttggaAATTCTAAACGGGAAAGCTGTTAGTATAAACTACTAAACTTGTTACAATTATTAATGTACATTTACTCTATGGTCCTTAAACTTTAAGTTGCGTATTATTCAgatccaaaattcaaaaatctatttGCAAGAAAGTCTAATAATACGCGACTTCCTTGCCAACTTTCCAGCGCATGAATCAGTGGCTTCTTGAAAAGCCAAAATCCATCTGCAATTTCTTGAGCTCAGAAAGGTTGTGAAGGATATTTGCATCCATTCTCTTCATTTTATACCATTATGGTTTTAACTTTGCAGCAATCTCCTCGCCTGCAACATGCTGTTGGAACTCAAGGGACCTTAAAGCAACATGCTATCACGATAATACTTGGAAAAAAAAGGAGATTTTGATGGGAATTATGAAGGGGGAAACTGGGTATTTATTCAAGCTAAGTCGAACCAGAAAGTGGAATTCCATTCATGAAGAAGACAAAAGGAGAAGAAATGGATAGAAGAGTGTAAGGATTGAGTGTTCACCGCAAGTAACAAGTTTTTATGAAACTAGTTTTAGAGAAATTGAGGTTAGGAATTTCGTTATTTTCTTGTGAAGGAAGATACTTTGATTGGATTGAATGAGTTCTTTTCCTAACACACTGCCACATGCTAACTGGGGATTGGGCTACGCGTCAAGTGAGGTTAGAATTTAACATTGTTAATGAGTGTAACAAAAATAGCAAATTGAGAGTACTATGTACTACATTCATCATTATTATTCAACATGTATTTACACCCACTGTAAttgaatcatatgaaactttcCAAAAATAAATTCCTTAAGCCTAACCTTTTTTTGTTAATCAAACCTTATTATATCAACAAAAACGACACTCTTACCCATGGAAACAGGAAGAAGTATAATTTTGCATTAAAACTTACATGTTGGTATTCATCACAAATGAACCAAcctgcattttgaataaagaatttaTGCTACTATTCCTATACAATGAACGGTTTAGATTAACAGTTAATTTCACCTTCTTCAATCTCTTCATCACGTGTTTGATGAACAACCCCAGTCCCAGGCGATGAAGAAGATCCAATCAGAATCTCAAATTCCCTCTCAGCTTCCCAATTGATCTCAATCCCAGCCGTGCTTTTCATGTTCTGTAATGCAATCCCAGCGGCTTTTCTGTCTCTTTCCCGTTGCCTTTTTAACTCCAACAACTCAGCTTCCAGCACCGACTTTTCGTCAACTAGTCTTCGTTCGAATCTTTCCTTTTCTTGTTTCAACTTTCTGGGATCAGCATTCTCGCCCTCACCCTTCATCTTCTGCTGAGCTTTGAAGATGGTGTCTGCAAAACGACACTTCAGCATTGCCGCCCGTAGGGCCTTGGGGTTTGATGTTGTAAACCCTAGACCTACGCCCTCTGCTTTGGCTGCAACATCTGTTGAAAACCTCAGGCCTTTTTCCGTTTTCGGTCTCTTCTCCGACGGAATACGGGTGACGACCGCCGTCTCTGCAATATCATCGATAAGGGTTAGATCATATAATATGTGAAATTTCAAAATCCAAGAGGTTATCAAAAACTCCTCGACGTACCTAGGGTTGGATGTTGCATGAGGGCTTTCACTACGGCCGAACACTGCGGACGGTCCACTACCGTCTTCGGCCTCTTCTCGGGCCGGCCACCTTCTAAAACCTCCGCTTCGAATCGGCGCTTGGAAGCAATTGGCGCTGAATTCTCTTTTGAAAATCGGAACTTGAGAGAGTGTTTTACTGGAATCATCTCCGTCCTGATTTCTTGATTCCAGAAAAGCTGAAAGCTTGATGAGGTGTGTAGTTGGAATGGGTTCTCCGACGAAAAGAACTAAAATTGCATGTGAATGGAAGTAGAAGAAGCAGGAAATAAAAGAGAGTAATGAGCAAGAATGTTAATCACTACTTACTGAGACGTTCTAATTTGGGTAAGTCGgtcttgattta
The genomic region above belongs to Gossypium hirsutum isolate 1008001.06 chromosome D05, Gossypium_hirsutum_v2.1, whole genome shotgun sequence and contains:
- the LOC107904221 gene encoding protein phosphatase 1 regulatory subunit INH3, translating into MATIRASPSTSSATTTLTIDINSAASSSSSQPQEALVLELRPRKKRVTWKEGTVDNEFMNKKSSKICCIYHKEKPFDEDDSDDDCHDHHHHPSHGNDSSNDGCRLNPSNST